From Aspergillus fumigatus Af293 chromosome 5, whole genome shotgun sequence, a single genomic window includes:
- the xanE gene encoding O-methyltransferase xanE, producing MSTQHGPKSTRTNDLYELAVNISSTVEAFVGRLDAIGAERPNLDNPFPEIIQDEGAQLARLKILRLCERLMALVQGPVQWLMFQNMAFLDAACVGAILDMGIHDIIAPGPEPTSLDQIVEATGASKDILKRIMRVCTQRLVFDEIAPEQFIHNGVSLQFLAPPVQALISHACDDGLRMAAHFTDSLKKTDWKGSDDPENTAFSLAFNTNKGLFDYFYTEDLARGQRFALGMAGSEIMKTLTEDMFPFESLPQGAKVVDVGGGRGHVSVRIAEKVPGLNFVVQDDESMLEAGQAEGVPKAVKDRIEFMPHDFFNEQPVKGADVYLLRFILHDHSDSRCAKILSNIVDAMEPGKSRILIDDAIVPSFLGPESSRFFNLLDLYMLAGLNGKERTLEQWNYLIQMVSPKLVLEKVWKTPNGGPESGTILELRLQE from the exons ATGTCCACACAGCACGGCCCCAAGTCCACCCGTACAAACGACCTGTACGAGCTCGCCgtcaacatctccagcacGGTAGAGGCCTTTGTCGGAAGGCTGGACGCAATCGGCGCCGAACGACCCAACCTAGACAATCCCTTTCCAGAGATCATCCAAGATGAAGGCGCGCAGCTGGCCCGGCTAAAGATTCTGCGTCTCTGCGAACGGCTGATGGCTCTGGTCCAGGGTCCGGTCCAATGGCTCATGTTCCAGAATATGGCGTTCCTCGATGCCGCCTGCGTCGGGGCGATTCTGGACATGGGGATCCACGACATCATTGCGCCTGGACCCGAACCAACGTCGCTGGATCAGATTGTAGAGGCGACGGGGGCCTCGAAGGATATTCTAA AGCGAATCATGCGTGTTTGCACGCAGAGATTGGTTTTCGATGAGATTGCACCAGAGCAGTTTATTCATAACGGAGTGTCGTTGCAGTTCCTTGCGCCTCCGGTGCAAGCGCTCATCAGTCATGC ATGTGACGATGGACTGCGCATGGCAGCGCATTTCACTGATTCTCTCAAGAAGACAGATTGGAAGGGAAGCGATGATCCAGAAAATACGGCTTTTAGCCTGGCTTTCAACA CAAACAAGGGTCTTTTCGACTACTTCTACACCGAGGATCTCGCCCGTGGTCAGCGTTTCGCCCTCGGTatggcaggcagtgagaTCATGAAGACCCTCACGGAGGACATGTTCCCCTTCGAGTCTCTGCCGCAGGGCGCAAAAGTGGTGGACGTCGGAGGCGGCCGGGGCCATGTCAGCGTACGCATCGCAGAGAAGGTTCCTGGTCTGAACTTCGTCGTCCAAGACGATGAGTCCATGCTAGAGGCTGGTCAGGCAGAAGGTGTCCCCAAAGCAGTCAAAGATCGGATCGAGTTCATGCCGCATGATTTCTTCAATGAGCAGCCCGTCAAGGGGGCAGATGTGTATCTCTTGCGGTTCATCCTGCATGATCATTCGGACAG TCGCTGTGCGAAGATTCTGTCGAACATCGTCGATGCAATGGAGCCGGGAAAGTCGCGGATTCTCATCGACGATGCGATTGTTCCCAGCTTCTTGGGTCCGGAGAGTTCTCGGTTCTTTAACTTGCTGGATCTCTACATGCTGGCTGGTTTGAATGGAAAGGAGAGGACTTTGGAGCAGTGGAACTACTTGATCCAGATGGTTAGTCCCAAGttggtgctggagaaggtTTGGAAAACGCCAAACGGCGGGCCTGAATCGGGGACTATCCTGGAACTGCGACTGCAGGAATGA
- the xanC gene encoding transcription factor xanC, with protein sequence MHSQTTKDEQSKDDSSNEKQDAIERRRLQNRLSQRNHRRKIRDRIAKLQERVIASELRAVATLNGWDQASPPAASMMESKPQGDFDSNPLASVSEDPAISNPPQRNVSSNLCRSCCSLLNQMPSSSSLPSPTSPLPFDLGLTNGVDSTNSSPSTLLNSSPSSSQLSPFSLDTSLSMTGLQSQNEFSFPPYPDPPGSQQYPHCPQYYVATEASLPHIMQRLGSATSHPKAIILIPHGHGYAPAPFTGANAADSTGLRSALNGNLNLQNPGRHCLRPDRSAKSSDLGTSGDWMTAPSSTPFCPLHPSQSSSLDNYQSMML encoded by the exons ATGCATTCACAGACTACAAAGGACGAGCAGTCCAAAGATGACTCCTCAAACGAGAAGCAAGACGCTATTGAACGCAGGAGACTTCAAAATCGGCTATCCCAGAGAAATCATC GCCGCAAGATCCGGGACAGGATCGCCAAACTTCAAGAACGTGTTATCGCTAGTGAGCTCAGAGCTGTCGCAACTTTGAATGGATGGGACCAAGCGAGTCCACCAGCTGCGTCGATGATGGAATCCAAGCCGCAAGGTGACTTTGATAGCAACCCGTTGGCTTCTGTTTCGGAAGATCCAGCGATCTCGAATCCTCCCCAACGGAACGTCTCCTCCAACCTCTGTCGTTCGTGCTGTAGTCTACTCAACCAGATGCCCAGTTCGTcctctctgccttctccaACTTCACCTCTGCCGTTTGACCTCGGTCTCACCAACGGGGTGGACTCCACCAACTCATCACCCTCTACTCTCCTGAactcttctccctcatcGTCACAGCTTAGTCCTTTCAGCCTAGACACATCTTTAAGCATGACGGGGCTTCAATCTCAGAATGAATTCAGCTTCCCGCCATATCCTGACCCTCCAGGCTCCCAACAATATCCACACTGCCCACAGTATTATGTAGCAACAG AGGCCTCCCTACCGCATATCATGCAAAGATTGGGTAGTGCAACCTCGCATCCCAAGGCCATCATCTTGATACCGCATGGGCATGGATATGCCCCAGCGCCATTCACAGGAGCAAACGCGGCAGACTCCACAGGCCTCAGAAGCGCGTTGAACGGAAATTTAAATCTGCAAAACCCAGGACGCCACTGCCTAAGACCAGACCGCAGTGCCAAATCTTCGGACCTAGGAACATCCGGAGATTGGATGACCGCGCCGTCCTCGACTCCGTTTTGTCCGCTACATCCTTCACAGTCGTCATCGTTGGACAATTACCAGTCCATGATGCTTTGA
- the xanB gene encoding isocyanide synthase xanB, producing MIAVLQNPQNAAISYSGEPQEHNLLGSYETKAPNVETSEIAASSSSSEAPEDLAEEHHRNEASLQQPLSEVDRHEQPAASDNTRSGLDIPPVTVSTPQSSDNPLVESKEAVPVTFKDEGKGTKADPSHLLTEALETTNGEENSPISEDEATAIAVLKVIERYGVNFEKTGESWQGLTSFIPTVVEQVKKREAVRMILPAFPFKSPNARDKVLGVMPDLGEELALYHLNGLCENIGRVYEPGADVYISSDGLVYNDILGVPDETVWEYGEALRRMAVEKELHHVKFIRLFELLEHPWIPLTSAEQAKSYYLAHAQCLRRELMYRFEDRSFDADAAIRSDNDTCLTYRGYIKFLTKDLAPQMDTQYTSKKARAAHIAQIARSMIVRGKMFAAAIKANRADYVRLSIHESNGARKLSISLVPQVRGVLGYTPWHSSIAVDADGTLRAVHAEDVRETHELVYKNGQPYYFREKSKLFDWVEDGLRVKFEPLYPCGLIIRPSDIDDSRPPPSISHLPMHKVRQLSTGLSPVVLRGFRETLKEELYVQKASELGTILPWSFGIIQKVRDAGRTDKLGNNVTSNEAMPMHYDGMFKFEEETDPVTGEVKRVQKPPGYQFFTCPATAPKGSGYTLFASSRLFFRYLPLPWTTERLQKVTWGMDNDGFWDAKLKNLPLVVPHPVTGLPCMRWHQPWDSTKTKFSTCAVTIENDEQELASVVDDLTYDYRVCLRFSWEQGDLLVSDNTAMLHTRTGYKTNCERELWRIHFD from the exons ATGATTGCCGTACTGCAGAACCCACAGAACGCTGCCATCTCATATTCCGGGGAGCCACAAGAGCATAACCTACTTGGCTCGTATGAAACAAAAGCCCCGAACGTTGAGACGAGTGAAATCGctgcttcctcgtcctcctctgaAGCTCCTGAAGACCTCGCTGAGGAGCACCATCGCAATGAGGCCTctctgcagcagccattgaGCGAAGTTGATCGGCACGAGCAGCCTGCCGCAAGCGACAACACACGGTCCGGGTTGGACATTCCTCCTGTAACCGTCTCCACCCCCCAAAGTAGCGACAATCCGCTTGTTGAATCAAAGGAGGCAGTCCCAGTCACGTTCAAAGACGAGGGCAAAGGGACCAAGGCTGACCCCTCGCACCTCCTAACCGAGGCCCTCGAAACCACCAACGGAGAGGAGAACAGTCCCAtctccgaagacgaagcaaCAGCGATTGCTGTCCTGAAAGTCATCGAACGTTATGGGGTGAACTTTGAGAAGACTGGCGAGTCCTGGCAGGGCCTGACCTCGTTCATTCCCACCGTGGTTGAGCAAGTCAAAAAGCGGGAAGCTGTTCGGATGATCCTCCCGGCTTTCCCGTTCAAGTCCCCCAATGCTCGAGACAAGGTCTTGGGTGTGATGCCAGATCTCGGAGAGGAGCTCGCGTTATATCATTTGAATGGCCTGTGCGAGAACATTGGAAGAGTCTACGAACCGGGTGCAGATGTATATATCAGCTCGGATGGACTCGTATACAATG ATATCCTCGGAGTACCTGACGAGACTGTCTGGGAATATGGAGAAGCCCTCCGCAGGATGGCCGTCGAGAAGGAGCTTCATCATGTCAAGTTTATCCGACTGTTTGAGCTTCTCGAACACCCCTGGATTCCTCTGACCAGCGCTGAACAAGCCAAGTCATATTACCTGGCGCATGCGCAATGCCTCCGAAGAGAGTTGATGTACCGGTTTGAGGACCGCAGCTTCGACGCTGATGCGGCTATCCGCAGTGACAATGATACCTGCCTCACATATCGCGGGTACATCAAGTTCCTGACCAAGGACCTGGCTCCTCAAATGGACACGCAGTATACGAGTAAAAAGGCCAGAGCAGCTCATATCGCCCAGATTGCTCGTAGCATGATCGTCCGCGGAAAGATGTTTGCtgccgccatcaaggccaacCGTGCCGATTATGTCCGTCTCTCCATCCACGAGTCAAACGGGGCAAGGAAACTGTCCATCTCGCTCGTCCCACAGGTCCGAGGCGTCCTCGGGTACACACCATGGCATTCGTCGATTGCAGTCGACGCTGACGGCACACTCCGCGCAGTTCACGCCGAGGATGTGCGTGAGACGCACGAGCTAGTCTACAAGAACGGCCAGCCATACTACTTCCGGGAGAAGTCCAAGCTCTTCGACTGGGTCGAGGATGGCCTGCGGGTCAAGTTCGAGCCCCTGTACCCCTGCGGCCTCATCATCCGGCCCAGCGACATTGACGACTCGCGACCCCCTCCATCCATCAGCCACCTGCCAATGCACAAAGTCCGCCAGCTCTCTACGGGACTCTCCCCGGTCGTTCTGCGCGGCTTCCGCGAAACCCTCAAAGAAGAGCTATACGTCCAGAAAGCATCCGAGCTCGGCACCATCCTCCCCTGGAGCTTCGGCATCATCCAAAAGGTGCGCGACGCCGGCCGCACCGACAAGCTCGGCAACAACGTCACCTCCAACGAGGCAATGCCAATGCACTACGACGGCATGTTCAAGTTCGAAGAGGAGACAGACCCCGTCACAGGGGAGGTTAAGCGCGTCCAAAAGCCCCCGGGATACCAGTTCTTCACCTGTCCGGCCACCGCGCCCAAGGGCAGCGGGTACACCCTCTTCGCCAGCTCCCGGCTCTTCTTCCGCTACCTGCCTCTGCCGTGGACCACCGAGCGGCTGCAGAAGGTGACCTGGGGCATGGACAACGACGGCTTCTGGGACGCCAAGCTGAAGAATCTGCCCCTGGTGGTGCCGCACCCGGTCACCGGGCTGCCGTGCATGCGCTGGCACCAGCCGTGGGATTCCACCAAGACCAAGTTCTCGACCTGTGCGGTCACGATCGAGAACGACGAGCAGGAGCTGGCCTCGGTGGTGGATGACCTGACGTATGACTACCGCGTCTGTCTGCGCTTCTCTTGGGAGCAGGGTGATCTGCTCGTCAGTGATAATACAGCCATGCTGCATACCCGGACGGGGTACAAGACGAATTGTGAGCGGGAGCTGTGGAGAATCCACTTTGACTAA
- a CDS encoding DUF4149 domain-containing protein — protein sequence MQAILETVSNLLPYHLLSYGALLGTELFQSFVNTKICYQALPMKEFLALQKRVFPAYFRCQVGLVVLTAVTRPPYSILSFSQHIWDSVPLIAVGVTGALNWFVFGPRTTKTAFIRRALHESAMNEDNSSTTDPAKIQQANKTFSRNHAMSIHLNAIALVATVWYGFTLSSSLLNGL from the exons ATGCAGGCGATCCTTGAGACTGTCAGTAATCTGCTTCCGTATCATCTCCTTTCATATGGAGCTCTTCTGGGGACAGAACTCTTTCAG AGCTTTGTCAACACTAAAATCTGCTACCAAGCCCTTCCTATGAAAGAGTTTCTCGCTCTCCAGAAACGCGTCTTCCCAGCGTACTTTCGCTGTCAAGTGGGATTGGTCGTTTTGACTGCGGTCACTCGGCCGCCTTACAGCATACTCTCGTTCTCGCAACATATATGGGACTCTGTTCCTTTAATCGCGGTGGGTGTCACCGGGGCCCTGAATTGGTTCGTTTTTGGTCCCCGGACTACGAAGACTGCTTTTATTAGGAGAGCGCTTCACG AAAGTGCCATGAATGAAGATAACTCTAGCACGACGGATCCAGCGAAGATCCAACAGGCCAACAAAACATTTTCCCGCAATCACGCTATGTCGATCCATCTGAATGCGATTGCTCTTGTTGCAACCGTTTGGTATGGGTTTACATTGTCGTCGAGCCTTCTGAATGGGTTGTAA
- the xanF gene encoding xanthocillin biosynthesis cluster protein xanF: protein MATEALHMHKDRLSAEDLDLKDPHVSSSLALFAIHNLIRRNLKACAEHAITVQPANIDAFVTYAKYTLHVLRDQLTSVDEIWFPVFAEHDPRFLAQKDAHDALYQRITAVDAQLATPPAELGQNELLSAEIAAAFAELHELTDKQYDLEEDLINQLGRKVPMDTIRGLEKKQEERRRADVKVYGHLWTAVYLLRGLDPKERAIFPPGIPKLIAGGMLTAGAMQFRR from the exons ATGGCAACCGAAGCTCTACACATGCACAAAGACCGTCTCTCAGCTGAGGACCTCGATCTCAAAGATCCCCACG tctcctccagcctcgCCCTCTTCGCCATCCACAACCTCATCCGCCGCAACCTCAAGGCCTGCGCAGAACACGCAATCACAGTGCAACCAGCGAACATCGACGCCTTCGTCACCTACGCAAAGTACACCCTCCACGTCCTCCGCGACCAACTCACCTCCGTCGACGAGATCTGGTTCCCCGTCTTCGCGGAGCACGATCCCCGCTTCCTAGCACAAAAGGACGCACACGATGCCCTGTACCAGAGAATCACCGCGGTGGACGCGCAGCTAGCCACTCCCCCAGCGGAGCTAGGCCAGAATGAGCTCCTCTCTGCGGAGATAGCAGCAGCCTTTGCTGAGCTGCACGAGCTAACTGACAAGCAGTACGATCTCGAAGAGGACCTCATCAACCAGCTAGGCCGCAAGGTGCCTATGGACACTATACGCGGCCTGGAGAAGAaacaggaggagagaaggagagctGATGTCAAGGTGTATGGGCATTTGTGGACGGCTGTGTATCTTCTGCGGGGCCTTGACCCGAAGGAGAGGGCGATTTTCCCGCCGGGGATTCCGAAGTTGATTGCCGGGGGGATGTTGACGGCGGGGGCAATGCAGTTTCGGAGGTGA